The following coding sequences lie in one Arachis ipaensis cultivar K30076 chromosome B03, Araip1.1, whole genome shotgun sequence genomic window:
- the LOC107632642 gene encoding uncharacterized protein LOC107632642: protein MRYDETQDPLEHLTAFEARMNLEGVEDEVRCRAFPVTLAGPAIRWFNNLLQGLVTQFSDISHAFLAQFTTRIAKAKHPINLLGVTQRAGEPTRKYLDRFNDECLEIDGLTNSVASLCLTNGLLNEDFRKHLTTQAHLDNVGDPIAEKGILSKPRPLKDRTGGNKSLYCEYHKGYGHKTQDCFDLKDALEQAIRDGKLADFSHLIREPRRRNRDHESENRSRPTRRRQEPEGDDQGLTVVNVVTERISAPRSKSAQKKDAKVFAVSSSSARSSRGLPPISFGPEDQWFDEVPESSPMVITTRVGTGLVKRILVDTGADSNIMFRNVFDALGLRDADLATHQHGVVGLGDHFIKPDGIISLPTSVGQGQRRRTVMADFVILRDSTAYNIILGRKTINDLGAAISTKLLVMKFVADDGSVGSIRGDLETAVACDHASLSLRKKSKEASGVFLTDLDAMVDDKPRPEPEGDFEKFRVGDGDEKFTRHARDRSLAHVTPSGRQTGSQASGPEEEKDVTGKGRGGGQAGGQPP from the exons ATGAGATACGATGAAACGCAAGACCCTCTGGAgcatctaacggccttcgaggccaggatgaacttaGAAGGAGTGGAAGACGAGGTAAGATGTCGCGCCTTCCCGGTCACCCTggcgggacctgcaatacggtggttcaataaccttCTGCAGGGCTTGGTGACCcaattctccgacatcagccaTGCCTTCCTGGCTCAGTTCACGACCAGGATCGCCAAAGCCAAGCACCCGATCAATTTGCTAGGGGTGACCCAGAGAGCCGGGGAACCGACCAGGAAATACTTGGATCGTTTCAACGACGAATGCTTGGAAATTGATGGTCTGACGAACTCGGTGGCGAGTTTGTGTTTGACGAACGGGCTCCTgaatgaggacttcaggaagCACCTTACCACACAAGCCCATCTGGACAATGTAGGAGATCCA ATAGCAGAGAAGGGGATACTGTCGAaaccccgacctctgaaggacagGACGGGGGGAAACAAGAGCCTCTACTGTGAATATCACAAGGGATACGGGCACAaaacccaagactgcttcgacctgaAAGACGCCCTGGAGCAGGCAATCAGGGATGGAAAACTTGCCGACTTCTCCCATCTTATAAGGGAGCCGAGGAGACGCAATCGGGATCACGAAAGCGAAAACAGGTCCCGACCGACAAGACGACGCCAAGAACCAGAGGGGGACGACCAAGGTCTCACGGTGGTGAACGTAGTAACAGAGAGGATCTCCGCCCCAAGGTCAAAATCGGCACAGAAAAAAGATGCCAAGGTCTTCGCGGTCTCCTCCTCGTCTGCTAGAAGTTCCCGGGGACTCCCACCCATCTCCTTCGGCCCCGAAgaccaatggttcgacgaggTGCCGGAAAGTTCCCCCATGGTCATCACGACCAGAGTCGGAACCGGCCTTGTCAAGCGGATCCTGGTGGACACgggggcagactcgaacatcatgtttcgAAACGTTTTTGATGCCCTGGGACTACGAGATGCCGATCTGGCGACCCACCAGCATGGTGTGGTAGGGTTGggagaccacttcatcaagccggatggAATCATCTCACTCCCGACCTCCGTGGGACAAGGGCAGAGGCGAAGGACGGTGATGGCCGATTTTGTGATTTTACGAGATTCCACAGCTTACAATATCATCTTGGGGAGAAAAACCATCAACGACCTGGGGGCAGCTATTAGTACGAAGCTGCTCGTGATGAAGTTTGTTGCTGATGACGGATCTGTAGGATCCATCAGAGGAGATTTGGAAACGGCGGTCGCCtgcgaccacgccagcctctctctcaggaaaaagtccaaagaagcatcggGGGTCTTCCTCACCGACCTGGACGCCATGGTAGATGACAAGCCCAGACCTGAGCCGGAAGGGGATTTCGAAAAATTTAGGGTCGGTGATGGGGACGAGAAGTTCAC ccgacatgccagggatagatcccTAGCTCATGTCACACCATCTGGCCGTCAAACTGGAAGCCAAGCCAGTGGCCCAGAGGAAGAGAAAGATGTCAcaggaaagggcagaggaggtggccaggcaggCGGCCAGCCTCCTTGA